One segment of Triticum aestivum cultivar Chinese Spring chromosome 2A, IWGSC CS RefSeq v2.1, whole genome shotgun sequence DNA contains the following:
- the LOC123188755 gene encoding ferredoxin--NADP reductase, embryo isozyme, chloroplastic, with translation MASALGAQVAAVAPIGSDGRHYRSCSSLKGNNSRNKSWTGKLAWENKTLQPRHTKVFCMSVQQASKSKCKVAIKPLELENTKEPPLNLYKPKGPYTASIVSVERIVGPKAPGETCHIVIDHGGNVPYWEGQSYGVIPPGENPKKPGAPNTVRLYSIASTRYGDSFDGRTASLCVRRAVYYDPETGKEDPSKKGICSNFLCDSKPGDKIQITGPSGKIMLLPEDDPNATHIMIGTGTGVAPFRGYLRRMFMEDVPSFKFGGLAWLFLGVANTDSLLYDEEFTNYLQQYPENFRYDKALSREQKNKSGGKMYVQDRIEEYSDEIFKLLDDGAHIYFCGLKGMMLGIQDTLKRVAEQRGESWDQKLSQLKKNKQWHVEVY, from the exons ATGGCTTCCGCCCTCGGAGCCCAG GTGGCTGCCGTGGCGCCGATTGGTTCGGATGGTCGCCACTACAGGAGTTGTTCTTCGCTCAAG GGTAATAACTCCCGCAATAAGTCATGGACTGGAAAATTAGCATGGGAAAACAAGACCCTGCAACCAAGACATACGAAGGTCTTTTGTATGTCCGTGCAACAAGCAAGCAAAAGTAAATGTAAAGTTGCTATTAAACCTCTGGAACTGGAGAATACAAAGGAGCCACCCCTCAACTTGTACAAACCAAAGGGACCCTACACAGCCTCAATTGTCTCCGTTGAGAGAATTGTAGGTCCTAAAGCTCCTGGTGAAACATGTCACATTGTCATTGACCATGGTGGTAATGTCCCATACTGGGAAGGACAAAGTTATGGTGTCATTCCTCCA GGAGAGAACCCAAAGAAACCTGGGGCCCCAAATACCGTCCGACTCTATTCTATTGCGTCTACTAGGTATGGCGATTCTTTTGATGGAAGGACTGCTAGTCTTTGTGTGCGCCGTGCTGTTTATTATGATCCTGAAACTGGAAAAGAAGATCCTTCAAAGAAGGGTATCTGCAGTAACTTCTTGTGTGACTCAAAACCAGGTGACAAAATTCAGATCACAG GCCCCTCAGGCAAAATAATGCTTCTGCCTGAGGATGACCCAAACGCAACTCATATCATGATTGGAACTGGCACGGGTGTTGCTCCTTTCCGTGGCTACCTACGTCGTATGTTCATGGAAGATGTCCCATCTTTCAAGTTTGGTGGTCTGGCTTGGCTCTTTCTTGGTGTTGCCAATACTGACAGCCTGCTCTATGACGAAGAGTTCACAAACTACCTTCAGCAGTATCCAGAAAATTTCAG GTATGACAAAGCACTAAGCCGGGAGCAGAAAAACAAGAGCGGTGGCAAGATGTATGTGCAGGACAGGATCGAGGAGTACAGTGATGAAATCTTCAAGCTTTtggatgatggtgcacacatctaCTTCTGTGGTTTGAAGGGGATGATGCTAGGGATTCAGGACACACTCAAGAGAGTAGCTGAGCAAAGAGGTGAGAGTTGGGATCAGAAGCTGTCACAGCTGAAAAAGAACAAGCAATGGCACGTCGAGGTTTACTAG